A region of the Cannabis sativa cultivar Pink pepper isolate KNU-18-1 chromosome 3, ASM2916894v1, whole genome shotgun sequence genome:
caacaataaataatcattaatactatattatattaacattattttagagtaaatataatgttCATACCCgtattataatttgaaataaaatttttaattttacataaataaatttacaaaatatatgtatatattttattaagatataattattcatatatagaggtatactttttTTATAAGGTTATTTCTTAATAGAGTATTAATTGCTCCAataattggaaaattaatattaataaaatgataCATTCTATTCacttctaaaaaaaatttattattgaatTAGGTTAAAAATAGTATAAACCTAGAAAGTATATACATGTACATTGATTGTTGATTATAGCATCCCATTTCTCTCCTAGTCCTTCCTTCCTTCCTAGCTTCACACAATGGAGTTTGAAACCCAGTCAGCTTTACCAGAGTCTACAATGGTGAAGCACCATCAAAccacagaagaagaagaagaagatatttATAAGATTCTCCTCCCTAACGTGGGGGACCTTCCTCCTACTCCTCCATCGGCTGTTCAATCCAACTTCATCTCCTATTTCGCCCCAGATTTCTTGAAGCCAGGGCACGATCAGTACGTTTATCGTCACGCAAACGGATTATGCGTGATCGGTTTGGCTTCGACGCATCTGGCTTTTAAGGACCAAGAaggaggaggtggaggaggcATCACGGCCGTAGATTTCAATGTCGGCAAATCTAATCGAAGCGAGATGAAGGTCACCGGAAAACGCAAGAGGAACGCTCAAATTTTAGAGCCGAATTCGGCTCTTTGCAAAGTTTGCACCAACGAAGGGTCTTACATTGTGAGGTGTTGCGTGAAAGGGTCTCTGTTGGAAGTAAACGATAGACTGATAAAGCAGCCACAGTTGCTTAATTCATCGGCGGAAAGAGAGGGCTATATAGCCATTATGATGCCAAAACCGGCCGATTGGCTCAAAGTCAAGGATTCTTTACTGGGTTTTGAGGAGTATAAGAAACTTAGGGAAATTTGttagtttttcaaaaataagtgTGTTTAGTTTAGATTGTGTGATGTATTTAATTAATACAATCAAATGCTCTTTTAATTGATAATAAGAAAAATCATTACATCTTGATTATCCATTGTGTGTTAGATTCATCTTCTTGGTCTTA
Encoded here:
- the LOC115709696 gene encoding uncharacterized protein LOC115709696 — translated: MEFETQSALPESTMVKHHQTTEEEEEDIYKILLPNVGDLPPTPPSAVQSNFISYFAPDFLKPGHDQYVYRHANGLCVIGLASTHLAFKDQEGGGGGGITAVDFNVGKSNRSEMKVTGKRKRNAQILEPNSALCKVCTNEGSYIVRCCVKGSLLEVNDRLIKQPQLLNSSAEREGYIAIMMPKPADWLKVKDSLLGFEEYKKLREIC